From one Balaenoptera acutorostrata chromosome 6, mBalAcu1.1, whole genome shotgun sequence genomic stretch:
- the BIN3 gene encoding bridging integrator 3 isoform X1, whose translation MSWIPFKIGQPKKQIVPKTVERDFEREYGKLQQLEEQTKRLQKDMKKSTDADLAMSKSAVKISLDLLSNPLCEQDQDFLNMVTALDTAMKRMDAFNQEKVNQIQKTVIEPLKKFGSVFPSLNMAVKRREQALQDYRRLQAKVEKYEEKEKTGPVLAKLHQAREELRPVRDDFEAKNKQLLDEMPRFYSSRLDYFQPSFESLIRAQVVYYSEMHKIFGDLTQQLAQPGRPDEQRERENEARLSELRALSIVADD comes from the exons GATTCCTTTCAAGATTGGGCAGCCCAAGAAACAGATTGTCCCCAAAACA GTGGAAAGAGACTTTGAAAGGGAGTATGGAAAACTCCAGCA GCTGGAGGAGCAGACCAAGCGGCTGCAGAAGGACATGAAGAAGAGCACCGACGCCGACCTGG CCATGTCCAAATCCGCTGTGAAGATATCCTTGGACTTGCTCTCCAATCCCCTCTGCGAGCAAGACCAGGACTTTCTGAACATGGTGACAGCCCTGGACACGGCCATGAAGCGGATGGATGCCTTCAACCAGGAAAAG GTGAACCAGATACAAAAGACTGTGATTGAACCCTTAAAAAA GTTTGGCAGTGTCTTCCCGAGCCTCAACATGGCGGTGAAACGGCGGGAGCAGGCCTTGCAGGACTACAGGAGGTTGCAGGCCAAGGTGGAGAAGTAcgaggagaaggagaagacaggGCCGGTGCTGGCCAAACTCCACCAG GCCCGAGAAGAGCTTCGGCCCGTGCGGGATGACTTTGAGGCCAAGAACAAGCAGCTCCTGGATGAGATGCCGCGGTTCTACAGCAGCCGACTGGACTACTTCCAGCCCAGCTTTGAGTCCCTGATCCGCGCACAG GTCGTGTACTACTCGGAAATGCACAAGATCTTCGGAGACCTGACCCAGCAGCTTGCCCAGCCCGGCCGTCCTGACGAGCAGCGGGAGCGGGAGAACGAGGCCAGACTGAGCGAGCTCCGAGCCCTCTCCATCGTGGCCGATGACTGA
- the BIN3 gene encoding bridging integrator 3 isoform X2 codes for MSKSAVKISLDLLSNPLCEQDQDFLNMVTALDTAMKRMDAFNQEKVNQIQKTVIEPLKKFGSVFPSLNMAVKRREQALQDYRRLQAKVEKYEEKEKTGPVLAKLHQAREELRPVRDDFEAKNKQLLDEMPRFYSSRLDYFQPSFESLIRAQVVYYSEMHKIFGDLTQQLAQPGRPDEQRERENEARLSELRALSIVADD; via the exons ATGTCCAAATCCGCTGTGAAGATATCCTTGGACTTGCTCTCCAATCCCCTCTGCGAGCAAGACCAGGACTTTCTGAACATGGTGACAGCCCTGGACACGGCCATGAAGCGGATGGATGCCTTCAACCAGGAAAAG GTGAACCAGATACAAAAGACTGTGATTGAACCCTTAAAAAA GTTTGGCAGTGTCTTCCCGAGCCTCAACATGGCGGTGAAACGGCGGGAGCAGGCCTTGCAGGACTACAGGAGGTTGCAGGCCAAGGTGGAGAAGTAcgaggagaaggagaagacaggGCCGGTGCTGGCCAAACTCCACCAG GCCCGAGAAGAGCTTCGGCCCGTGCGGGATGACTTTGAGGCCAAGAACAAGCAGCTCCTGGATGAGATGCCGCGGTTCTACAGCAGCCGACTGGACTACTTCCAGCCCAGCTTTGAGTCCCTGATCCGCGCACAG GTCGTGTACTACTCGGAAATGCACAAGATCTTCGGAGACCTGACCCAGCAGCTTGCCCAGCCCGGCCGTCCTGACGAGCAGCGGGAGCGGGAGAACGAGGCCAGACTGAGCGAGCTCCGAGCCCTCTCCATCGTGGCCGATGACTGA